The Opitutus sp. DNA window GCCATCGCCCTGGCACGCAACCAGCACCAGCCGTTGTACAACGGCGAACTGCAAACCTACGGGTCAACCCACGCCGAGGTCGCCGGTTACGTGCTCGATTTGTGGGGGTTGCCCAAATCGATCGTTGAGGCGGTGGCCAGCCACCTGCGCGGCCCCGGCTTGCTGCCCGCCCCCGCGGGACAGGCCACCGCCACCGCACCGCTCGATACGCTCACCCTGTTGCATGTCGCCCATGGACTGGTCGGCGAGCGCCTGACCTCCATCGACGGCATCGCCGAAACCGCGCTCGACCTCGCTCGCCTCGCCAGCCTCGGCATTGAAAGCCGCCTGCCAACCTGGCGCGCCTGCGTAGCCGAGACCCTGAAGCCCAATCCCTGAAGAACGGCCCCAAACAAAAGCCCAGAACAACATCCGACATTCAACGCTCAACTTCCAACGTCCAACCGCCCCCCCCTTCGGCCTCCGCCTCTCCGCCCCTTGAACGTTGGATGTTCAATGTTGGATGTTGAACGTTCTCCCCGCCCCCAGCCCCCCTTCCCCCGCCCCCGTCCCCTTTCCCCGTCCTCCGCCCCTCCGTCCTCCGCAACCGCCCCCTTTTCCCCCCGCCCCCATGTCCAATCTTATTCTAGCCGTTGACGACGAACCCCTGATCCTGCGCGCCTACCAACGCAGCCTTGGCGAGCAATTCACCCTCCACACCGCCGAAGGGCCCGCCGCCGCACTCAAAATGCTCGAGGCCGAGGAATACGCGGTCATCCTCACCGACCTCAAAATGCCGGGTATGGACGGCGTGCAATTTCTCCAGGCCGCCCGTGCCCTGCGACCGGATACGGTGCGCCTGATGATCTCGGGCCACGCCGACATGGGCGACGCGCTCAACTCCATTAACCAGGCCGGTGTTTTCCGGCTCATGCTCAAGCCCTGCGCCCCGGAGCAGGTGGCCGCAGCGCTTAACGCTGGCCTTGAGCAGTACCGGCTGATCACCGCCGAGAAGCAGTTGCTGGAAGGTACGCTCAACGGCGCGATCCAGGCGCTCACCGACATCCTCAGCCTGCTCGATGCTGAGGCGTTTGGGCAGGCACAGCTGCGCCGCAGCTTGGCGCGTGAAGTCGCCCTGGCGCTCAAGCAGCCCACGTGGAGCTTTGAAATTGCCGCGCAGCTCGCCGAGATCGGCCGGGCGACATTACCCCCATCGGTCAACGAAAAGCTCAAAAACCATCAGCCGTTGTCGGCTGCGGAAACCAAACTGGTTGAACGCGTGCCGGAGTTTTCCAGCCGCTTGTTGCAACGCATCCCGCGCCTCGAAGCCGTGACGCAGGCAGTGCTTTACCAGGACAAGCATTTCAACGGGGCGGGTTACCCGGAGAACAAAATCGCCGGCGCGGCCATCCCGCTGGAAGCACGTGTGCTGCACGCAATCAAAGCGCTGCTAACGATCGTTCGCAAAGGCACCTCGCCCACCGAGGCGATCAGCTTGCTCAAGCAAGGACCCGAGCGCTATGAACCCGCGGTGGTGCTCGCGCTGTACGCCAGCGTGAAGGTCTTTGAGGCAGCGGCTAAACCCGTAACGACCAATGGCCTGACCGCCCCCAGCGCAGTAAGCTTGGCTAAACTGGAAGCGGGCATGACCCTGCGTGCCAACGTGACCACGCCCAACGGGCTGATCTTACTCACCGCCGGCACGCGCCTAACCGAGGCGCACCTGCAACGGTTGCAGAATTTCGCCGAGATTAACGGCGTAACCGAACCCATCGCGATTGAATGACGGCATTGGAGGACTGATCCGCCAAGGCCGAGCTGGATCTCGCCGTTCCCTTTTAGGCTTCTTTGGCGCTTCTGCCTAAACCCCAGGCTACCTACCATAACTAAGCCACGCCCATCCGCTCCTACTTTGGTGTCCGTTCGTGTAGTTCGTGGGTAAAACGGCCGCCGCATAACCGCTGCTACCTCCCCACGGAACAGCGGGCTCCAACCCGAATCGATGCCGCGTCACATTTTAGGCGATTCCCCACTTAGTTAAAGGCCCCGTGTGCCGATAACTCTCCAACGCGGCCTCCCCTGCGATGATTTTACCTTTGCTACTCCCCACCTGACGCCGATGAAACACATTCTTTTTGTTGATGATGAACAGCGGCTGATGGAAGGGCTGCGGCGAGCCTTTGACGACCTTGGCGAAACCTGGAGCGTGGCGAGCGCAACGGGTGGCGACGAGGCGCTGCAAAAACTCGCCGCCGGTCCGTGTGATGTACTGGTGACCGACATGCGCATGCCGGGCATGAACGGAGCCGAACTGCTCGCTGTGGTCGCCCAACGCTACGCCCACGTCGTGCGCATCGTCCTTTCAGGCCAAGCCGACCAAACCCTACTAGCGCAAAGCGTGAGCACCGCTCACCATTATTTCGCCAAACCCTGTGCCCCGAAGCAGTTGCGCGAAACCGTGCTCAACCTCGTTGGTTTGGGCGCAAAGGACAAAAACGTGAGCGCGGTGCTGATGGCCGACCGGCTTCCGCTTTTACCGAGCCAGCCCCTCGTTTACCGCCGTTTAGTGGCCGCTATCAACCAGCCCGGAACCGATCTGGAAACCCTCGCGCATTTGGTGGAGGCCGATCAGGGCCTCACCGCTAAAGTGCTGAAATTATCCAACTCCGCCTATTTCGGTTTCGGTCACACGGTGAACTCGGTGGCCGAGGCGGTGAACCTGCTGGGCGTCGAGCTCTTGAAGGCGTTGGTGCTGAGCGCGGAGATTTTCAATTTTTGCCATGATCCCGGCCGGGCGGGCATCTCCGTGGATCGGCTCTGGGCGCGGGCGCAAGCGTTGGGTTCGGCGGCACGGGCGATTGCCAAGGAAGAACGCCTGCCAGGGGAGTTACAGGAATGCGCCTTTACGGCGGGGCTGCTCCACAACTGCGGATTATTGGTCTTGGCCGCTAACCTGCCGGGTCCACTCAGCACGGCCATCGCCATGGCGCGAAACCGCCAGCAACAGCTCGACGAGTGTGAACGCCTCACTTACGGCACCACCTACGCTGAGGTTTCCGCCTATGTCCTCAGCCTGTGGGAATTGCCGACTTCGATCGTCGAGGCCGTGGGATCTCACCACACGGGTCCGGCGCTAGACGCCCCCGAACTGACCCTGCCCACCCTGCTACACGTGGCGCACATTCTTGTCGGCGAGCGGCAACCCGCGATCGACGGCGTACCCAACTCGCTGCTCAAACTCCCTCCCGCCTGCCTGCTCGCCCTTGAACCCCGCCTGCCCGTCTGGCGGGCCTTGCTGGCCGAACTCCCCCTGGCTTAACCGCAATGCCGTTAAGGCATGCTCTACCTCGAGCAATCGGCGTCGGATCGAGAACGAGTAAGATTAAGAGAACGAGAACGATACGGAATTCAGCGGTGCCGCTGACGTGCCGATCGGTGGACGGGGATTGAATCGTTCTCGTTCTCTTACTCGTTCTCTTTCGTCAGGGACTCGGGGGCGTTTCGGTTCGGTGTACTCGATTCCTTTGTTCGTATATTAATATTATAGCGCAACTTGCTTATCCCGAGATTTATCCGGGCCATGCCTTACAGGCATTAGGCTTAACCACGCAACTTCCACCGCCTCGCGCCCACGTAATCCGGCCCTTCCCTCGTCGCCCCCCTGCTCGGCCCCCATCCCGGCGCTTGACATTGAAACTGAGTCTCAGTCATAACAACGCCTTCGCTTATGCCCACCGACTCACGCTTACAGCGTCCGCGTATGACGCTCACCGAGATGCCCACTGGGGCGGCGGGGCGCATTCATGCGCTTAACGGCGCAGTGGAGGTGTGCCAGCGTTTGCGTGAAATGGGCTTCTGTGAGTCGGCGGTGGTGCAAAAAATCTCCGGCCAGAGCACGTTGCTGTGCCAAGTCTGTGGCATGCGGGTCGCCCTCGGCGAAGGGGTGGCCCAGCATATCACCGTCGAAATTATTCGCGGCGTGCGTTGAGGCAACCGCCACTGGTTGCAATCGCCGCTCGCCCGCCCCCCGCCGCTCCCCCCCGACAGCCCCCCCTTTTTTATGGCTGAGCTCACACCGCTTTCATCCCTTGCCGTTGGCGCCAGCGCCGTCGTCCGCGAATTCCCCAAGCAGGGCGTCGCTTTTCTACGCCTGCGCGAGATGGGGCTACTGCCCGGCACCTCCCTGACCCTCGTGCGCACCGCGCCAATGGGCGACCCGCTCGAAATCAAGTTCCGCGGCTACAACCTCACCCTGCGCAAAACCGAGGCCGACTTTATCTTGGTCGAAGCGAAATAAGCCGGTCAGCGTAGTCCCACGCGCCGGCTCCTCCTCGTTCTCCTACTCGTTCTCTCCGCCGAATCCTTCGCCGAATCGTTCTCTTTCCTCTTTATCTTAATCTTTCGTCAGGGGTGCGTGCCCCGCCCGACAGCCACGACAACTGGCATCGGATTCCGGAGGGATAACGATAAAGATAACGAGGAAAGAGAAAGATCAGCTCCCGCCTCTATGACGCCTCCCCTCCCTCCCTCCAAACCCGCGCCCTCCACCCGCGCCTCGGCTCCCGTTTACGGCCTGGTCGGCAATCCCAACTGCGGTAAATCCACTCTGTTTAACGCCCTCACCGGCCTGAAGCAGAAGGTGGGCAATTACCCAGGTGTCACCGTCGAGCGCAAGATCGGTACCGCTTACACCCAGCACGGCCAGCCGCTCACCCTGATCGACCTGCCAGGCACTTACTCGCTAGCCGCCCGCTCCCCCGACGAGGCCGTCACCCGCGACGTCCTCCTCGGCCGCCGTGCCGACACCGCCATGCCCGACCGCATCGTCTGCGTCGTCGATGCCACTAACCTAGAGCGCAACCTTTACCTCGTTCACCAGATCCTCGACCTCGGTCGCCCGGTCATCCTCGTGCTCAACATGATCGATGTAGCCGAGGAACTGGGCATGCGCATCGACACCGCACGGCTCGAACAACTGCTCGGCATCCCGGTGATCCCCTGCGCCGCC harbors:
- a CDS encoding response regulator, with the translated sequence MSNLILAVDDEPLILRAYQRSLGEQFTLHTAEGPAAALKMLEAEEYAVILTDLKMPGMDGVQFLQAARALRPDTVRLMISGHADMGDALNSINQAGVFRLMLKPCAPEQVAAALNAGLEQYRLITAEKQLLEGTLNGAIQALTDILSLLDAEAFGQAQLRRSLAREVALALKQPTWSFEIAAQLAEIGRATLPPSVNEKLKNHQPLSAAETKLVERVPEFSSRLLQRIPRLEAVTQAVLYQDKHFNGAGYPENKIAGAAIPLEARVLHAIKALLTIVRKGTSPTEAISLLKQGPERYEPAVVLALYASVKVFEAAAKPVTTNGLTAPSAVSLAKLEAGMTLRANVTTPNGLILLTAGTRLTEAHLQRLQNFAEINGVTEPIAIE
- a CDS encoding HDOD domain-containing protein, whose product is MKHILFVDDEQRLMEGLRRAFDDLGETWSVASATGGDEALQKLAAGPCDVLVTDMRMPGMNGAELLAVVAQRYAHVVRIVLSGQADQTLLAQSVSTAHHYFAKPCAPKQLRETVLNLVGLGAKDKNVSAVLMADRLPLLPSQPLVYRRLVAAINQPGTDLETLAHLVEADQGLTAKVLKLSNSAYFGFGHTVNSVAEAVNLLGVELLKALVLSAEIFNFCHDPGRAGISVDRLWARAQALGSAARAIAKEERLPGELQECAFTAGLLHNCGLLVLAANLPGPLSTAIAMARNRQQQLDECERLTYGTTYAEVSAYVLSLWELPTSIVEAVGSHHTGPALDAPELTLPTLLHVAHILVGERQPAIDGVPNSLLKLPPACLLALEPRLPVWRALLAELPLA
- a CDS encoding ferrous iron transport protein A, encoding MAELTPLSSLAVGASAVVREFPKQGVAFLRLREMGLLPGTSLTLVRTAPMGDPLEIKFRGYNLTLRKTEADFILVEAK
- a CDS encoding ferrous iron transport protein A, with the translated sequence MPTDSRLQRPRMTLTEMPTGAAGRIHALNGAVEVCQRLREMGFCESAVVQKISGQSTLLCQVCGMRVALGEGVAQHITVEIIRGVR